TGGAATTAGTAAAGCAAGCATATAATTGGATTGGTCCATGCACATCCAGGGTGGAAAATTGTATGGTACCACTAACACTGGCCATATGCTATATGAATTGCTCATCTGACCAAATGGGTTAAATCCatcagtagcaatggctaacctCAAATTGCGGGGATCATCTACAAAAGACTTGAAAGTCTCATCAAAATCTTTCCAAGCTTCCCCATCAGCAGGATGTCTCATTTCATTTTCAACGGGTACCCTCTTTTCCTTGTGCCATCTTGCATATTGTGCCCGCTGCTTTGACATGAAAAGCCTTTGAAGGCGTGGAATTATTGGAAAGTAACGGAGGACCTTGTGAGGAACTTTCTTTCTGCCCTCCTTGTTCACTTTCCATCTTGTGAAGCCACAAACTGGGCAATGATCATCGCCTTCATGGTCCTTCCAAAACAAGGCACAATCATACTTGCACGCATCAATAGAAACATAACCAAAACCAAGCTTCCGAAGCACAGCTTTCATCTCGTTATATGACTTAGGAATTCCGGGCACATTCTTCAAAGTTGAagaaagcaactcaaggaatgcATCGAACCCAGATGTTGTTATCCGATTGTACACTTTTATATGCAGCAGTTTAATCATGAAAGATAGCCTACTCTCCTCGGTGCAACCTGGATAAAGTTCACGCTTTGCCTCTTCCATGAGTTGTTTATATAAGTTACCACCGAGGCCATGGCTTGCTGCGTCGCGCAAATCTTGAATCAACCCCTGAACTCACCTTGCACCATCATCTATGACATCTTCAGCTTGTCCTTCCTCATCAAGTGGTGCCTGGCCTTGGTCAGTTCCATTACATGACATATCTTCAGGTAGATCAGTGagttctccatcatcatcttgtccaacatcatcttcttcatctCCATGATGGGCCCACCTAATATAGCACCTAGACATACCATTGAGCTCGATATCCTCGTGCACATCATCTAGGCTTTTCTCTTTCTGGTTCAAGCACTTTTGGCATGGGCACTTGATTTTCTCATCTGCACTAGTACATCTAGCTCTGACATATTCCATGAAGTGTTGAACACCAGACAAAAAGGCCGGCGAAAATGGTGCACTTGTATAAATCCAACTTCTATCCATCTCGACCTGGATAAATTAGGTGCAAAGAGTAACAAATCCATCTTAAATCCCTGGACTAAAGTTAAAACAGTACAAGAAAAAATGGTAAATTGACAGAGGTACACATCACTGAACTCACCTTGTGGGGTGTGGTTGCCGCGCGTGGATGCTGGTGGGGGTGGAGCAGCTCGTTTTGCTGGTGAAGATCCACCGTGGGTTGGACCCCTAGTCTCCACGTACCACAGTGCAGGTGAGGGGACggccggcggctgctggagctgagggggtgggcgccagatgcacgtgaggggaggggcggcggctgctggagctgagggggtgggcgccagatgcagctgaggggaggggcggcggctgctggagctgagggggtgggcgccagatgcagctgaggggaggggcggcggctgctggaggtgaggggcggcgaggccggtgaGTGCAGGTGCTGCTCGCCGGCAAGCCTGCagggtgaggggaggggcgccAAGGCAGCAGGCCAGTTGGGCCGGCCTGATGCCTACAGGCAGTGGCCAAGCGGCAACACAATGACCAGTGGCCAAGCGGGCACACAGTGGCCAGGTTGTCCAGCGCATcaatgacatgtgggcccagATGTTCATGTCTAAATCTTGTAACAAATTTTTTTTCCTACATACAATCTCGAAATCTGAtgctttttttttctaaaaatttgtAAAATCATGATCATTCAaatttttttgttgattttgatCATATTTTGATGTTCCAAAGTTTGAACGATTTACAAGTCGAGGGAACAATCTCTCATATAGCCTCATGAAACTATTAGTGAGAcatgtaatttttatgaacaaaCTTACTGCCACTTTCTCGAATGAACTAACTACCAAAACAAAAAGTGTTCATTTTGATGAGATGTGCAATCTTTGTGTTCAtcactttttattttgaaagTATTTAGCACACCAATTTTTAGTCCATAGAccgtcaaatttgaaattcaaatttgaaactgtcaaaaaaagttcaaatgaaaaaataGCCAAAACCAAAAATGTAGAACTAGACGAGTTGAACATTTTTGTTTTATACgttcatttcattttcaatcGTTTACTAGGCTAAAAATCAGTTTGAAATCCTAATACAACTCAAAGGGTCACTGACAATCCGGGCCCACCCGCCAGGGCCAAATTTTCACTGCCGCACCTGGCTCTCTCCCGCGCTATCCCGCTCGCCGACACACGGGACCCACCCCACCTCCCGCTCAAGCCATCCAAATCCCCCCTCGCCTTATCCTCTTGCCCGGCTAGGGATAGGGGAAAAATCCCCAATCCTTGGTCCCCTCTCCTCGCCGACACACCACCCCCGCCGTCCCTCCAGCCCtggcccgctgccgcgccgaccaACCACCcgcgctgccgcgccgacccaccacccccgctgtccctcaagcccctgctgccgcgccgacccatcacccccgctgccgcgccgacccaccacccccggCCCGCTGTCACTCAACCCCGCAACGTCAACGAGCATGGCCTCCTCCTACCTCCCCGCCACTTAGCGGCGCCCAGCGCGGACGACATCCACGTCAACGCCAGAGGCCGGAGAGCCCCGTCGACATCCTGAACTTTGCTCGGACAGAGGCGCACCGAAGGCATCCACGTGCACTCCTCAACGCCGGCTATAgtctgcttcctcctcctccaaagGTAGTctgcttcccccttctcctccattgcttggTAATTGCAGGTCTAGAAATGTTCAGAAAAGTTACAGTCTGAATACTGAAGCTATTGCCTGCAAATGAGTTAATGAATCATGATTTGTTagttcccccttctcctccattgcttggTAATCTTACATTCTGTTAATTGttattttttcttcttcctaaCATTTTAAAGAATACTGATTTGTTAGTTCTTTTGCATCTCTTTTACAGAAACTGAATCCAGTTTCTGCTCTCTGTCCGTTTCATGAAACTAAGTAAGAAATGAAAAAAACTCAGTACGAGCTGGAAAGGGATGAAAGGGTAAGGGAGGTCCAGGAAATTTTTGCGTCTCTGGGTATTCCAATACTAGCTCAGGATGTTAGAGATGTTTTTTTCGAAAAAGGAAAAGTGCATGGGGAAGACAATAGAGTCTGACAATGAATATGACCCATCCTCTGACATTGATAACCAATGTGACAGTGATGATGACTACGATGATGACCTAAAACATGAGGATAATACTGAGGTGAGATGCATTACTAGGCCAATTAACAAGTATGTAGTTAGTCTTTTTCAATCATGTACTTCATTGTAGTCATTTAATGTACATCACTCATTATCCTTAATCGATAAGATGCATGTTTCTCTTGGCAGGTACGAGCGATGGTTCCAGGAACTCGCACTAAGAAGCAAAAGATGGCACATATGCCGGCtgcaaaccagctgccaccgtgctCGCCTACCAAATTTACTAGGAAACAGGCAGCCAGGCCTACtcgaggccgtccaccacctagggatgcaaaccagctgccacTGTGCAagcctaccagattgactaggcaacaggcagccatggcattgcctgcaggccgtccaccacctagggatgcaaaccagttgccaccgtgcacgcctaccagattgactaggcaacaggcagccatggcatcgcctggaggccgtccaccacctaaggatgcaaaccagctaccaccgtgcacgcctaccagattgactaggcaacaggcagccatggcatcgcctggaggccgtccaccacctaaggatgcaaaccagctaccaccgtgcacgcctaccagattgactaggcaacaggcaaATCGCCAGGAGGCCATCCACCACCTAGGGAAAGATTGGGCTTGCCTGCTAAGACCGCTTCGAAAGCCAACCCTAAAACTAATCCCATTTCTAGTGCTTCTAGATTACCCAGCACCAGTCCACCCATATCTACACATAGTGGAAATAGTGAGCATAGTACTCCTACTCCTACACCCATCCTTACCGTGTTTCCACAAGTTACTCCCACGACTAGTGTTAACCAATCAGTTCCTGTAGAAACCTCGCCAGGTGTACAGAGCTCTAGGCAAAGCAATAACATCAATGACGCAAATGACCAAGTTGATGCCGATTCAGAGGGTCATACAATTGAAGGAGAACCAGTTGGTGACTTTGTTCCTGGTAATCAATATGTGTTTCCAACCACTATTATCTACATTCAATATCTACATTTGTGGCTGCTATAATAATCCATTTTGCATGTTATTTGCCAATGCAGCGCCCCGAAAGGAAGTCCGCAAGAAAACCATAGGGCTTGGCTTAGAGAAGATGATAAAGAGAGGAAACAAGCTGCCTATCCAAGTGGCTGAAGGGAAGAAAAGACCTGATGTCCCACTTCAAGCAGCGAAGCTGGCATCAGAAACTGGTGTAGCTCTTAGAGACAAGCTGCCTATCTACACATCTTGGAAGCTTTATGAAAAAGATGGGGGGCCAGTAGAAGTACAAAAAGTGCTTGATAAAGTGGCGGTGAGACACCTAATTCACTTCAACTACTTTCTTTCATTACTAGCTCTACTCCCATGTAAGAAATTTTGTCAAATAAATGATTTGTGACTGCAGAATAGGTTGGATGTGGATGTTAAGAATGATGGACCAAGCAAATCTGCATGCACTGATATCATTAAGAAGGGAGTAAAGCAGCAGAGGTATCACCTAAAAAGGAAGTACTTCGACGAGTCCCTCACAATGGAACAGCTGTTGGCCAAAGAACCTCCACCTAAAATGAAGACAGAGGAGTGGATCGAGCTCGTAAAGTACTGGTGTGACCCAAAGAATCAGGTCCATGGCCTGCATCACTGCTTTTGTTAACATGCAATCAAACTATGCCTGTCAATTAGAAGTTTGTATTGCATTTGTGGTGCAGGAGAAATCTGCGAAGAATAAACTAAACCGATCCAAGGTGCAGCTTCACCAAAAAACTGGTTCTAGGTCCTACATAGCCTATCGATACAGCCTAGTAATACTATTGCTTTCACTTGGGGCACTTTTGGGGTGCTTTTCGGTTGTATGTTCAACATCTTTAAGCTCCTGTTATGTTGCAaaggaaaatgtagttcatggatATTTGTAGTGTTTTTCCTCTACTGAATAGCTATTTGTAGTGTTTTTCCTTTTGGAATTTATTTGCACAGGGAAACTGAGAAAGATGGATGAAAAGGGCAAGGCTCTTTCTGATACTAAACATTTTGCTTCTTGTACTGTATgtgattattttgttctgtatgCACACTGATTGCCTGGTTTTCGGCAGGATCCTTTTGTTACTATGCAATGCAAACTGAGATGTGTGCTTCAAAGTCATCCAAGGCTTTTACATGCTGCAGAGGCCTAAGTACAACAACAGCGATCCAGATGCTGTAGAGTTCTTTGGGGAATGTATGAAAAGTTCCAAAAATGGTCGCACTCCTCTTGCCAATGAAATATATGTAAGTTCCAAAATGATTTGATACATCTATTGTACTCAAGTACGTGCCTGGCCTTGTTATTAACTGCATTCTCTTTATGTAGGAACGGATGGTGGCAAAGAAGGATAGAGAgccagaagaaggagaagaaaaaaaatctccCACCAAGATTGTTGATGAAACTCTTAGCGAGATCAGCCGCTCATCCACATTTCTTCCTAACATTGGTGCCCCTCGACCATCAAAGAATGCTCAGTCCTCATCAACAGCAGCACAAGCACGCATCCAAGCTGAGTTTGAGGCAACCCTCCAAGCTGAAAGAGAGGAAGCTGCTAGGAAGCGGGAAGAGTTGCAGGCACAACTTCAAGCTCAGCAGGACGCACTTGAAGAAAACCAAAACTTGCTGCGGCAGACCCAAGAGGAAGTGAGGGGGATGACTAGCAGGTTTGAGGAGACTAATGTGCTGCTGCGAGCTGTCCTGAGACTTCAGAAAGATTGAGGTATGACTGCAGTT
The genomic region above belongs to Panicum hallii strain FIL2 chromosome 4, PHallii_v3.1, whole genome shotgun sequence and contains:
- the LOC112890954 gene encoding uncharacterized protein LOC112890954 is translated as MIKRGNKLPIQVAEGKKRPDVPLQAAKLASETGVALRDKLPIYTSWKLYEKDGGPVEVQKVLDKVANRLDVDVKNDGPSKSACTDIIKKGVKQQRYHLKRKYFDESLTMEQLLAKEPPPKMKTEEWIELVKYWCDPKNQVHGLHHCFC